One window from the genome of Nocardioides panaciterrulae encodes:
- a CDS encoding RecQ family ATP-dependent DNA helicase produces MTPPSSPVHEQAPEQRPELTREQARERAEAHLRALVGVREGRAEARLREDQWTAIEALAVDRRRALVVQKTGWGKSAVYFVATLLLREAGAGPTVIVSPLLALMRNQIAAAERAGIRAVTINSTNTEEWEPVQEAIRASDVDVLLVSPERLNNPGFRDQVLPRLAATCGLLVVDEAHCISDWGHDFRPDYRRIRTLLADLPAGIPVLATTATANARVTADVAEQLGVSRAVAQGHAEHDEVLVLRGSLDRESLRLGVVRLKTAEQRLAWLADHLAEQPGSGIIYCLTVAATQEIADYLRSRGHHVAAYSGQTETTERHALEQDLAAGRVKALVATSALGMGFDATLGFVVNMGAPSSPVAYYQQVGRAGRGIDEATVVLLPSTEDRDIWAYFGSLAFPREELVRQTLQVLAEEGRPMSTAALETRVELNRTRLETMLKVLDVDGAVRRVRGGWEATGQEWVYDEPRYRRVAESRSREQQAMLDYLDTDRCRMAFLRDQLDDPAAQPCGRCDNCGGLELSTDVSAAAVEEAGARLARPGVVVEPRKMWPTALANLGVDLRGKITEAAAEGRAVARLTDLGHGPALRALFRPDAEDGPVPVPLVRAVVEVLGDWQPRVEGIAVVESATRPQLTADLADGLSRYLRVPVAGRFAIVDPSVGPGQGAMNSAQRVAAVGRRFNLVGAMPAGPVLLVDDLVVTGWTLTMAARAVRRAGATEVLPLALALQS; encoded by the coding sequence ATGACCCCGCCGTCGAGCCCCGTCCACGAGCAGGCCCCCGAGCAGCGCCCCGAGCTGACCCGTGAGCAGGCCCGCGAGCGCGCCGAGGCGCACCTGCGGGCGCTGGTCGGTGTCCGTGAGGGGCGCGCCGAGGCCCGGCTGCGCGAGGACCAGTGGACCGCGATCGAGGCGCTGGCCGTCGACCGGCGCCGGGCCCTGGTCGTGCAGAAGACCGGCTGGGGCAAGTCCGCGGTGTACTTCGTCGCCACGCTGCTGCTGCGTGAGGCCGGCGCCGGGCCGACCGTGATCGTGTCGCCGCTGCTGGCCCTGATGCGCAACCAGATCGCGGCCGCCGAGCGGGCCGGCATCCGCGCGGTCACCATCAACTCCACCAACACCGAGGAGTGGGAGCCGGTCCAGGAGGCGATCCGCGCCAGCGACGTGGACGTGCTGCTCGTCAGTCCCGAGCGGCTGAACAACCCCGGCTTCCGCGACCAGGTGCTGCCCCGGCTGGCGGCCACCTGCGGCCTGCTGGTGGTCGACGAGGCGCACTGCATCTCCGACTGGGGCCACGACTTCCGTCCCGACTACCGACGGATCCGCACGCTCCTGGCCGACCTTCCGGCCGGCATCCCGGTGCTGGCCACGACCGCGACCGCCAACGCCCGGGTCACCGCCGACGTGGCCGAGCAGCTGGGCGTCTCGCGCGCCGTGGCCCAGGGCCACGCCGAGCACGACGAGGTGCTGGTGCTGCGCGGCTCCCTCGACCGGGAGTCGCTGCGGCTCGGCGTGGTCCGGCTCAAGACCGCCGAGCAGCGGCTGGCCTGGCTCGCCGACCACCTCGCCGAGCAGCCGGGCTCCGGGATCATCTACTGCCTCACGGTGGCCGCCACCCAGGAGATCGCCGACTACCTGCGCTCGCGCGGGCACCACGTCGCGGCGTACTCCGGCCAGACCGAGACCACCGAGCGGCACGCGCTGGAGCAGGACCTCGCGGCCGGGCGGGTCAAGGCGCTGGTGGCCACCAGCGCGCTCGGCATGGGCTTCGACGCCACCCTCGGCTTCGTCGTCAACATGGGAGCGCCGTCCTCCCCGGTCGCCTACTACCAACAGGTCGGCCGCGCCGGGCGCGGCATCGACGAGGCCACCGTCGTGCTGCTGCCCTCGACCGAGGACCGCGACATCTGGGCCTACTTCGGCTCGCTGGCCTTCCCGCGCGAGGAGCTGGTCCGCCAGACGCTGCAGGTGCTGGCCGAGGAGGGCCGGCCGATGAGCACCGCCGCCCTGGAGACGAGGGTCGAGCTGAACCGCACCCGGCTGGAGACGATGCTCAAGGTGCTCGACGTCGACGGCGCGGTCCGCCGGGTCCGCGGCGGCTGGGAGGCGACCGGCCAGGAGTGGGTGTACGACGAGCCGCGCTACCGCCGGGTGGCCGAGTCCCGGTCCCGGGAGCAGCAGGCGATGCTGGACTACCTCGACACCGACCGGTGCCGGATGGCGTTCCTGCGCGACCAGCTCGACGACCCGGCCGCGCAGCCGTGCGGGCGCTGCGACAACTGCGGCGGCCTCGAGCTGTCCACCGACGTCTCCGCGGCGGCCGTCGAGGAGGCGGGCGCCCGGCTGGCCCGGCCGGGCGTGGTCGTGGAGCCGCGGAAGATGTGGCCGACCGCGCTTGCCAACCTCGGGGTGGACCTGCGCGGCAAGATCACCGAGGCGGCGGCCGAGGGCCGCGCGGTCGCCCGGCTCACCGACCTCGGGCACGGGCCCGCGCTGCGCGCGCTGTTCCGCCCGGACGCCGAGGACGGGCCGGTTCCGGTGCCGCTGGTGCGGGCGGTGGTCGAGGTGCTCGGCGACTGGCAGCCCCGGGTCGAGGGCATCGCGGTGGTGGAGTCGGCGACCCGGCCGCAGCTGACCGCCGACCTGGCCGACGGCCTCTCCCGCTACCTGCGGGTGCCGGTGGCCGGCCGGTTCGCGATCGTCGACCCGTCCGTCGGGCCCGGCCAGGGCGCGATGAACTCCGCCCAGCGGGTCGCGGCGGTGGGCCGCCGCTTCAACCTGGTCGGCGCCATGCCCGCCGGGCCGGTGCTGCTGGTCGACGACCTGGTGGTCACCGGCTGGACCCTCACGATGGCGGCGCGGGCGGTGCGCCGCGCGGGGGCCACCGAGGTGCTTCCGCTGGCGCTGGCCCTTCAGTCCTGA